Genomic DNA from candidate division WOR-3 bacterium:
TAATCTTCTGGCTTAGAGTTTCAATCCCTCATAGGTAGGCTCAAAACTTTTACCCTATCCATTACCCCTTAATCAAATTTAACCCAGTTTCAATCCCTCATAGGTAGGCTCAAAACATAATAGTTATTTTTTAGAAGTTTATTGCCCTATTTAGTTTCAATCCCTCATAGGTAGGCTCAAAACAAATAAAACATTGCAACATAGAGTAGAAGTGAGAGGGTTTCAATCCCTCATAGGTAGGCTCAAAACTTACCCTATCCATTACCCCTTAATCAAATTTATCCCAGTTTCAATCCCTCATAGGTAGGCTCAAAACCCATTTTCCTATTGATAAAAGCCAAACTTGATTTTCAAATAAATCCTTAATTTATTTAATTTTTTAAATTATAAAATTAAAAAACACTCTATTTCAAACAAAAATTTTATTTTTTCTTTTTGTCCATCCCCTGAGACTTTTACATTACTCACCATGGACGACTCACCACCACATAACAAAGGGTTCATATTCTTCATCACTTATTAAATGCTTCTCTATTTTATATAACTCCATCCTTATAAGAGTTCTATATGAAACATGCCTTCCTAACTTCCTGTGCTTTATTGTTGCTCTCAATTTATTATCCATTTCCTCTACAAAAATCTTTTTCCCATTTTCATTTAAAAATATACCACCCATTTCATCCATAAAATGCCTCTCCTGAATCATACCCTTATTTACTAATTTAAAAATTAACCTGTCCACAATTATTGGTTTAAAAATCTCTGAAACATCCAAATTTAATGAAAACCTCCTGAAATTGGTGGCATGTAAAAACCCGATCCTTGGATCAAGATGTGTCTTATAAATCTCAGATAAAACATAAGAGTATAAAAGCGAATTCCCATAACTTATTAAAGCATTTAACTTGTCCCTTGGAGGTCTCCTTTCCCTCCCTGTATAATAAAAATTCTCCTTCTTTATTATTTTATTAAAACTTCTGTAATAAATATCCTTTACATTACCCTCAAGTGCCATTATCTCCTCAATTGACGAAAAATTCTCTAAACTTTCATAAATTTCTTCTATATTTTTTATTTCTCTTCCTAAATCCTCCCCTCTCAAATTGTAATATTCCAAAACCTTTATCATATTTAAAATAGCACCCTTAACAAACTTCTTTGCAAGCCTAAATCTTTTATCATTATCTAAATAAAACTCTGACTGTTTTAAAATTAATGCACCAGAATTATAATGTTCCCTTGGATAATAACTTCCCTCATAAAAACCATAATAATTATAAAAATGTAACAAAATACCCTCCTGCGATAAAAAAATTAAAAGTTTTTTATTTATGCTTACTTCCCCAAATAAATGAATCTCTCCTGTATTTTCAATGGGTATATATTTCTTATCACCTGAGGAACTCTCAAAATATAATGTATTTTGTTTCCTTTTTAATTCTCCATCACTAAAAATATAAATTGCTCTTTTCATATAATTATTTCCTCCTTTCCTTTTTCCTTTCCCATTATCTCCCTTGAAGTATATAATTTTGTTGTAAAAATATAAAAAACTATTGAATCTTCATCCTCCTTTATAACTTTTCTAAGTTCATATTTTAATTTTAAAAATTTTGCCTCTGTTATCTCTCCCTCTAATACAGAGTTTTGAATCCATGTCAAATATTTCCTCGCAATTTTCAAAACCTTTGCAACCCTCTCTTTGTTAATATCATAAACCATTATTAAATACATATCTCAAACATCCCAAATCCCTGAGAATTCTTTGAACCAAGACCCGCATCATAAGCAAATTTTATAATCTCTGGCTCTGATTCCACTTCATAAGTCCCAAGCCAACCTTTAATTACCGTACCTTTATAGTTTATTATCTTTTCGGAATTTTTATCCACTTCTAAAGGTCGGATTTTAAAATCAAATTCAAAACTCTTTTTGAAAAATGCTTCAAATTTCTTTCTCAAATTCTCCTTTATTAAAATCTCAAATTCCCTTTCAAAAGGTGA
This window encodes:
- the cas1b gene encoding type I-B CRISPR-associated endonuclease Cas1b — translated: MKRAIYIFSDGELKRKQNTLYFESSSGDKKYIPIENTGEIHLFGEVSINKKLLIFLSQEGILLHFYNYYGFYEGSYYPREHYNSGALILKQSEFYLDNDKRFRLAKKFVKGAILNMIKVLEYYNLRGEDLGREIKNIEEIYESLENFSSIEEIMALEGNVKDIYYRSFNKIIKKENFYYTGRERRPPRDKLNALISYGNSLLYSYVLSEIYKTHLDPRIGFLHATNFRRFSLNLDVSEIFKPIIVDRLIFKLVNKGMIQERHFMDEMGGIFLNENGKKIFVEEMDNKLRATIKHRKLGRHVSYRTLIRMELYKIEKHLISDEEYEPFVMWW
- the cas2 gene encoding CRISPR-associated endonuclease Cas2: MYLIMVYDINKERVAKVLKIARKYLTWIQNSVLEGEITEAKFLKLKYELRKVIKEDEDSIVFYIFTTKLYTSREIMGKEKGKEEIII